A segment of the Hemicordylus capensis ecotype Gifberg chromosome 6, rHemCap1.1.pri, whole genome shotgun sequence genome:
tgaactcaagttgaactgacacccaggtctcatgactgcctctgctaactgctctgtgaaggaagaggcaatccagcattgtattgtgaaaggGGTCCTCAAAGAAACACAATGGCCAGGCCTGAgcgatccaaatgctaaaatctaacacattatcagataatgtctggaagaagtgagaagctgaggtctcacttcctcctgcaaggtttatgttaatccttgtcaatgattgctctgctatgcccaaaggggatactcaattgctgtctatagaaattccactctaggtaaatgcacacaaagaaaacacctacagattttaattcttattttactaacatcttttaacaccttctgggaccaggcagaaatctggggacaagagaagatgcccatttgccgCTCAGAAATGCAGATTTGCTTGGGGCAAAATAGAatgtcccctcccctaaagagcagcaaacagaagatgggattcagatcttcctggactgagctaatatcctgaataattaaaagacaatatccagaaggtaacagcaaattgtcacctttggggacccaggaagagtgaggatattttgaatagactccatggagatcaaaggaagatataactataaagaatgaggcttactggacagagtcagcaagctttgcctaacaagcagatctTAGCTCAAGAGCCATTCGAGAGTTTGCTGCTATagctgcggggcaacaagcaggaactctgtccatggacaggaactgtctgtgacttctgctgcgcagtgagaagtcaagacttccccagccatggtgccctCACTTTCTGCCTCgttctgagcaaactgcctgcttgactagcctgcttgaccaccagaagcttgACCATCGCTCCCAAGCTGCTGTTCTCAGCTACAGCATCTCCCCTTCAGCTGAATTCTCAccactctcaaagcctctgaccctggtaatatgctgcctccacaagccttggatccctcttccctcctctctactaatcactgccatctctctcctaagccctccctccttccttctttctctgcttctctctaaatgttttattaggatttattagattattagatagctgtaattactgattgcacacacatatgttagttaggcacattgcaccacaccttgaattggaaacatgtctTTAATTTGGATTATTTGAtcttgatgagcaactttctataataaagcccattgaactttctgagtgtgtctctatctctgtctctgtttgcacacccagatcctacatggtcagcGTATataagaactggtcactttgtgacactgatgaaacaagcctaattttgtatgctagcttctgagcatatctagtatacagatCAGGTTTTGTTcaccatccctgctggatcaggcccagagcCTATCtgatccaacatcctgtttctcacagtagcccaccagatgcctcagggtagccctcaggcaagaggttagggcatgccctctctccactgctgctcccctgcagctgatatctcgaggcatcttgcctctgaggctggagatggcccatagcccacagactagtatccacctgtcctccatgaatttatctaagcccccctcccgcaagccatccaggctgataACTGTCaacatatcttgtggcagagaattccataggttaattatgcattgtgtgaagctATTTCAGGTGTGGTTCACTTCTGTGGCAGCTGCATACTTCAGTATGGCTAGGGTTGCCATTCTCCCCGGATTGCCAAGTATTTCACAGATTTTAGGCTTGCCACCTAGTGCCTGTTTAGCCCATTACCTAGCATgaattcccagctttctttttttttttaagctaaactTTGTAGAAGCTgagatatggagcaaaatgtgcaagtAGAATTCTGCTCAATCagacttagagaaaggcaaacgAAACCCAAGCgcctggctgggagaggttcacaatAAGGAAGcctcctgaggaatgttgcctttgtttttcccCAGCAAGAGATTTTGATGTAAgtcactgcctacctgtgtattgtaatTTGTAATCTGGAGTGCACTTATGTAAGTCAAGCCCCGCCCACAACCTTGAAAAGTACCAGCTGGGAATATTAGTGATGTAATATATGCCttgtaatttgtttttttaaatggctcacATATAGCACAGAGAAACACAGGATGTTCAGCAGCAGACACACTGCTGCTGTGTCTAAACCATTGCAGCATGTGTTGTTACCCACTACTTCCATCATTTCCAACAGAGGTGGTATCACACAACTGTGACTGCTCCATTTTAAGTTGCAGCAGAATACGTCATGGCACTGTGCTCATTACAACACTTCAGGTAAACCTTAAATGTGTGGGTTTCAGGGCAAAGTTAAGAGTTTAATCATTTAAACATTGAGTATCAAGAGGTGTGTATTTAGGCATACAAGATTACTAGTTTCATGTATCTTTCTTTGTCTTATTTTTCACAGAGACTTGTAGTTTCAAATGAGTTAACCAAATTACTAGCCCAGGAGTTCCTTCTACCcttcatcttaaaaaaaaaaaaaaaagattgtgagccctttggggacagggatccatcttgtttgtttgtttgttttctctcttgctttggaaacatttgttgaaaagtggtttataaatatgttGTTGTTTATCCCCAGCTCCATATTGTGCCCATCATTCTGCCCTCCAagagccctccccctcccttatctGAGTGAATCCTCCATCCTGCTCCATCCCTCCAGACCACAGTTCACTACAAGGCagttccctgccttaaagggaatgTGCCCCCATTGATTACAGAAATCTCACAGTCATGATGAAGGTCTCCAATAGCACTAGGgtggccaactctgactgaatCTATTACCGGAGATTCCTCCCCAGTATTTTTCATTAATTTCAAACCACTAAAATCTCTAGGCTAGCTTTCAGGAGTGACATGAAGAATCATGCTAGCTCCTGGGGATTCCAGGTCAgttctggagggctggcaacTCTAGATGCCACACAGATCAAGCTGACagtccttgttctagtgttgtctCTGCAGGATGGGAACACCCTCAGTTTCAGGGTGACTCCTGGTGCTGTCACTGACTCCATCATGTTCTCTCTCTGGCCTTCATTCCACATAGGCTGTAGGAACTCTCCCGCCATATCTGGTATCAGGCTATGGTTTCTGTATATTCAAACTCCCTGCAAATGCAGGGGAAATGCACAGAAACCTGCCTAGGGCACTGTTTGATGGTTGGTGTCCCTGATGTTACTCTGATGCTTGACCCAATTTGGTGCATCTCAAGTCATGTCTCCATCTACTAAATATCTCTGAGTATGTTAGCAAAGCCTGCTGCACTATTTCTAATAGTTCTGGTCCAGTTTAAACTCTTTCCTAATCTGATTTTAAACTTCTCCATAAGCTGACCTTATGGCAATATTATTCCCCAATAGCATTTGAGTTTGTTGAGGTACATCTTCCTGGCATTCCCCTTCACTGTAGTTCAAACATGGCAATGGCAGTGCCCTGATATAAGTGCCCTGATATAAAGCCTCTAGTTCTGATGTTGAACTGGCAACCCAGACTGCTGCTTTGTTATCCTAGACCTTGTTAACAGGCctccctattagggatgtgcaaacaggtttgacgtcgaacatGTTCCAGATTATTAAAACTTTCGAGATTATTAAAATCTGCATTTTATTCTCAGCTCAGCAGCTGATCTAATGTCAATATTGTGCTCTACTGAGAcatgcaattggcctctgcatgacccaggcaaCCCAATCATCAATTGCGCAAGTGCAGCGGcctcttatttaaaaaaaaaacacaaatagtTGACTTCAAGAGCAGTTCTCCCCTGCAGCAATGGCATATCTCAGTATAGTACACTACTGGCATTAGATCAGCTGCTGGGCTGGGACTAAAATGCAGGTTTTAATAATCTGGAAAGTTCTATAAAGAACAAGTCGAgaatctgccttctttcctttcactatccctacaactggactaaatttggtccaaatcagttaggcagttcacaagttagcccatgtgtgcctcaaacattcacacatctgccatcttgaattgaggtggatgacatcactacaaactatgcccttgagttatccctatgtgtccctactgctgtagcaaatttggttcaaatcggttagtcagttcacttgcgcctcaaatgtttacatgtccaccatcttgaattggggtggatgacatcatcacaaactacaccattgtggtgtccctacagctgtacctgatttagtttatattgatccaggcattgagatgttgatagggacacacatacAGTACAcatacacagatacacacacacacaatgcctggTAATCTcaaaagcttactttccttaaggaaagtaggctaagaataTACAAGGACAAAATTTTTATTGGAGTGGTACTGCCCTCTAGTGTTCCAAAAGACATATTGAATATCCAGAGGAAAGAGAACTCacgggtttttttcttcttcttcaaggaaGGCTACAAACTCACACCCTTTGTACTCCAGTCGGACATCCACGATTCATATGAAAGTATGTTCTCTATATGAAAAATGCTCATGGTTAAACTTAGGGTTACTCTATACATCCAGCTCTCTCACGGTGATGATAGGTCCAGATGATGTCTCACTGTGCTTTTCCACCTCTCACTGGTACCATCTTGGGCACTTCACAAATACTACCTGTTCTATTTAGACTTTCCTTACCAGGACTGGGTGTCCTATTAAGGTACTCTCCATCTGGAGAGGCAAATTATATGGTAATTGCCATGTACAACAGagtcaccaggagctttcccagacagcgaCTTTACTCTGGGAGGgtgagtgtgtgttcacatattggccagattaaCCCCCAAGtccgtgcaatatttcagagagcactccatacacaatatGGGGTTTCCCCTTCATATTGGCGCTTAGctcgatttatgtccagggtaaaaaaaaaatccactttttgcgtcaggtGTTTTTGGCAAATTGAAAGTTGCTGTAAagccgtggtaaagcctgctgtctgcgaAAGGGCACAGATAAGGCAACatttggactggctcctagatACACAGAATCTAAAACTCCTCTACTTTTCTAAACTTGTTTGCACCATTTAGAACATCTAGAGCAGTGGAGCAGGGAAAGAGTATCAAAAGTTTAAACTACCAGTGGCCCATACTAGCAAGATTCTCCAACCACCATCCAGAAATAAGCAAAGTTTTTACAATGTAGCATCAGTCCTTTTGAATGATTTTTCTCCTCTCCACTAAGGTACCAGCAGCCACTGATTTACATTGGTTAAGAGTTCTTTCTGCACTCACCCAGCCTGCCATACTCCCATGGGGTCTGGAATTGATCAGCAGATTCCCCCCCGCTTTTAGAGAAGGTGGGGATgttattgttttctctgttttCTTGTTCTAAATTTGAATGTCTTAACACATTGATAATTAAAAATCCTTGATGCTAAATAGTGGCAGAGAGACAGAAAACAGAAAGCAACATTGCTAAGAGACAGTAGGTTCAGTTCTAAttcataattgtttttaattatgccATGGTATTATTATACATACAAGAGCATGTCAAAAATAAAGGGAAAACAAAGAATGAAAGACATCTAAAATCATTCtgcttttattttgcaaattcagcacacactggctgacataaggaaaattactctgagtagtcccattaaaattaaagacAAATTAAGCATTGCctcacttgtccttttaatttcaatggaactaccacctgaagtggcacagcagggaaatgcttgactaacaagcagaaggttgctggttcgaatccccactggcactatatcagtcagcagcaatataggaagatcatcatcatcatcatctcatactgcgcaggaggaggcaatggtaaacccctcctgtattctaccaaagaaaaccacagggctctgtgggtgccaggagtcaaaattgacttgacagcacacttaacTTTACCTTACCTTCTGTCAGCCAGCGTACACAAAACCTGATGCAGatccatttctctcccccaccagcccACCAAATACTACAGGACTACAATAGTAGTCCAGCTCATTTGTGCATGGAGATAAGATCTCCCTCCAGCTTGTTTAGGAGGTTGCATAGGCCTATCCATGGAATAGGATCCATATTGTAGGGATCCTTTGCtcgtcctctgctaactgagcaaagaggcaccttttcaaagtggtgattctctttatttatcagggggagagcaattggctctatccatccccagcacagtacctccagtggctgttcctggtgtctatcttatgtttcttttttagattgtgagctctttggggacagggagtcatttttttaaaaaaatgtatatatttgtaaactgctttggagattcttgttgaaaagtggtatataaacatttgtcgtattcgtatagAAAGGGTGAGGCTGCAAGAAAATATCACCTAATGTTGAATACCTAGACAGTTATGAAGTTGTAAGTTCAGATGAGAATCTTGCCTGTACTATGGATGGAATTCCTCCTGGATGTGAAATTCTGTAGTGGTGATCAATTCAGTATCAACATTGTGGTGTGACTTGCAAGAGAAGGACTTCAGCTTGCTGCTTCAAATAATGGGCTGCAGCCTGTTCCGAATACGAACAACAGAAGGCTTCCAGTAGATCTGtcgaggaagagaaagaaggctacagcttgctcttttgctccaaagtgggttaggtgatggggagaggggaggtaAGGAGGcagcatcttttttctttttgcaggtcTCTCATGGAGGCTTGTTGAGGAAAAAGCACATTTCGGGCACGGTCAACTGGGCCTATCTAATCAAAAACAATAAACGAATGCTTGAATTTGAGAGGCATTGTTGGGTTCAGTCAGACTTCAGTTCATTTTCTGTAGAGCCATGCTGAAGCCTTCTATGGCATCTCTGAAAGACTGGAGCAGGAAGGACCCCAGTTCATTGCCTATTTCTTGTACCACTGCATCATAACTGCCAAAGAGTGGGGTCGAGGCCTTTATGTCCTCCCGCTTTGCCTGCAGTAGAATCATGTTAAGTTCCTCTGCTATACTCTCGTATTTTGAATGATCAAATTTTGAAAGCTCAGTTTCATCAATGGGGTAGCTGATATCACTTGGATAACAGTCTCTTGGAACTGGGAATTCAACATATTTCAGCCTGGAAAAATCAATGAAAATGTTGAAAAGGCATTTCAGTGCTCGAGAAGAGAGAGGATTTCCAAGGAATCGCAACTCCTCTAGTTTCCGGCAGGGGACCAAACCCAAAATCAGCATATTTACATGAATGTCTTGAATGTTGCATTCCTCAAGGGTGAGCCTCTTCAGTGTGCTGGATGAATGGTTCAGAAGTTTGAAGAAGGTGGATGGGTACAAGTCAGCCACATCATGTCCACTAATATCAAGGGCTTCCAGGTGGTTGGAATGGAGGCTATTGGCTAAGTAAGCCATGTCAGCATGGTTTAAGGAGCAGTTTGAAACATCCAGTACTTTCAGAGGGGATTTCAGGGGGCTGGAGATGAGAgttaaatacaaaaagaaagtAATCAATTACAGAATTCAAGTGCATTCAGTATttatcaaaaatacatttgcaAACAATGGCTGCAAATcatcattgatttcagtgggacttgtgcaTGGAAAACTAGGGGCAGAATTATAACGCTGTGAACATGGACATAGAAACATAGAACTCCTGAGCTGGAAGATACCTCAAAGACTttgagggaggagatctggtctaatgagaggaaagctggtcgtgtggtagcaagtcccctgctaactgagcaaagaggcaccttttaaaagtaatgattctcttcatttagcggAGGAGAGCCAtctccatcacagcatccctccagtggctgttgctggtgttttttatgcttctttttaagattgtgagccctttggagacagggagccatcttatttatatttatatttatgcaaaccgctttgggaacttttgttgaaaagtggtatataaatatacgtagcaagcatgaattgtcccctttgctaagctgccctggtttgcatttgagcgggagactacatgtgtgagtactgcaagatattcccctcaggggatggggaagagcatttgcatgcttgcatgaagaaggttcagttccctccctggcacctccagttagggctgggagagactcctgcctgcaaccttgcagaagctgctgccagtctgtgtagaccaggcttccccaaactgcggccctccagatgttgctgaactacaactcccagcatccctagacacaattttttgtggttgggtatgctgggagttgtagttcagcaacatctggagggctgcagtttggggaagcctggtgtagacaatactgagctagatggaccaatggtataagatggactcggtagaaagcagcttcctatgtttggcaCTGAACTAGGATCTGCTGCAATGataccatcctaaattatttaacCAATAGATTAGATTAAAGATAGTATGGCCGTGCCCACGACCATTTGGCACTGGGTTGGGGAGGgcctgggggaaggcaggacatTGCCTACCTTCCTCCACACTATCTTTGCTGTTCCCAGGCTCCACCATGTGGTTTGCCCACCTGAGTGGTGCACAAGTGAGTggcaagcaggcagggagaaacaggctgcattttcccatatcccacaatgcagtgcatgAGGGtgtatttccccactgctcctttcgtccagctctatggaagcttgggctgctggcaacctgagCTTTGACACAACTAAGAGGTGAGGTAGGAGAGTACACACATGccctcttacctcacttttagtcTAGGTACTAAACACGGGCTACCCTGTGGAAGATCGCCAGCATTGGGaccgatcccggcagttctcacgagcagccctacccaggtagggcagtgctagcccaggtaAGGAGGGTTGTGAGAATGGCCTTATAGCAGCTTTACTGCAAAGAGCAAGTCCAACTAAGAAGAAGGCAACACACCATCTTCACAGTGATGCTGACTTGGAGGCCAGGGaggagattccccccacccccatattggGGATCACTTAAGTCTTGAATATGTGCAGTCAAGGTGCTAGGAGTTAAACTTCCATCACGTTTCCCAAGGTAAAGTCATCTTCTGTGATTTAGCAGCAAATGACACAAGCCAACATTCCATTTTTCCTTGATAAACAGACCTAGGATTGTTCCTTAGCAGAACATCACTTTGGGACCAGGTCTGACAAAATATATACTAAGCTGCAATGGGGGCAGGAGCATTAAACTCTGCTGTTGCTGTCCTATGCCCTCAGCCATGGATTCAGGAGTGTCTTTTGGGCTCAGGCACAGTGTTCCctttcacagggattcccagatgttgttgactacaactcccagaatccccaagcaaaggctattgcagctggggatgctgggagttgtagtcaacaacatctgggaatccctgttagagggaacactgctcaggcaTGGCAACAGTAATGATAAAAATATTAGGAATGAATAAAGGCCCTATGCATTTTGCACACTGAAGGGACTTTGTAAATGACATACAgggaggttgtgcacatgaccactTGGCTGCCGCTCTGGAGGActgaggggaaggcagaagcTTGGCTGCCTTCCCAAAAGATGAGCGGTGGCCATTCTTGTCTTCACCAGCAGCCATTCTTGTCTTCATGAGCTGCGGAGTGGCGAAGCCAAgatctgggagtgggaggactttatttttatttttatatttgtatctgctcttcctccacggagcccagagaggtgtacatagttaagtttctcctcacaacaaccctgtgaggtaggttaggctgagaggggtgactggcccagggtgTCCCACGTCACGGGTGTGGTGGCTGCTCacattagagcagctgccatgctcaGTGTAACCGCTCCTCCCGCCCCCAGCTCACTGCCGTAAATGGTGGTGGAacggggtggagtggggagcttTTTAACCCGGTGGCGATTGTTCTCATGATTGCCTGCTGAGGTTAAATGAACCTCAGGTTTgattaaccttggctaaatgctgggttaaaaagtcaggctagcgggggcagaagtgccaggatcaggagtgatcccactactccacatgagcagcccaactcaggttgggctgggctgcttgtgtgaatagcctccgtaTGTTTTCAGTGTTTCGATGTTATACACCACACCAATGCCCTTGAATAGAAACAAGGCTGAGATACTGTTGTCACATGTGAGGCACACACATTTGCAACCTTTTTAGGTGCTCGACACAATCAGGCTGCATCCACAATCTGGCTTCTGGGAGGAAGAAGTCATTGCTGTTTCTTCTTTGTCCCACCAGCCCTGGGTATAACTTGATCAGTGTCTGTCTAGCACCTAGAGAGGCTGATTAACATGACTGCATAATGCTTTCTGACTCCATTGTAAGACTCATAAAATGCAGACCTTTAGGGGCCACTGAACTGGACCCAGCTTTTGTTTTTCTTACCATCCAGCCTGAGGAAAGGTTTTGTAGAACTCAAAAGGTTTTGTGGCTTTTTGGTTAGCCCTAATAAAAGAACCTCTGGCTTTTGCACTTTTTCTTGTGGACTTGCAAGGCTACCTATAAGTTTTATTCAAAACAAGTTACCTGAGCAGTTTGCGTATCCTTCCCGTGAGTGTGGAAAATGCCAGGCTCAGCTCAGTCAGTTGGGTCATCTGGCTCAATTTTTCTCCAATTTTTGTAAGAATGGCTTCATCCTCTGGGGTGAACCTTCTCACATCGAAAGTCCTAGCCGGGAGTGTGAGTGATGTCAGCTGAGGAAAGTGGATGTTATTGAACAGCACTTGCAAATGCTCCATTTCCAACCGAACATTGTGGACCACTTCAAATTTGCGCAGCGAAGAGGGCTCTGTGAGCTTGATGATGTAGAAGAGCTTTCGCAGGGCCAGATTGTCTGCTCTGAAGCCTATGCAGCGAATTTTGAGTGGGCAATGGCATCTCATCAGCAAGGCCTGGACAACCAGTTCATAGCTTTTTTCCGTAACAAAAATATCAACGAGAACATCAATAGACATCTCAAAGACACCGGGATCAACCTGCAGCCTTTCCATATCAACAAGCAGTTCATAGCAGATTTTGGAGAGCAGCTCTGTCCTGGCCCATCGTCCCATTGTCTTCCTGCACTTGCAAAGCTGTATTTTGACATCCTTTATGCCTCTTAAATCCACTGTCCTGAGTCTCTTTGCATATGGAGATGAGCAGTTCAGCACGTAGTCTCTCAAGCCAGTTAGACAGTTCACCAGGCACACACAGCACGCTCTGCTACTCAGGTCTTCCTGATGATCTGCTGTCTTCCCCAACAGTTTCCCAATATTAAGTTCTGGCAGAGGCCAGTTTTCCACCAGGTCATGAATCACTTCACCCTGTTCGTGTAAGTAACTGGCCTTAAAAAGAAGAGGGAAAAGGTTGTGTGCCACACTGTCGAGATGGTCTCTGACAAGTTGCGCATTGGATACCAGAGCTTCGGCACTTACAAAGCGTAGTGAGTGCATTGCTGCCTTCTGATTCTTTCTGTCCCTGAGAACCTGAGGTCTCAACAGAGAGACTCTTTTGCCTTATCATTCTCTATTTTTAGCCgcagctgctgctgtggggagtaGGTGAAGCGTATTTGCAAAGTGCATGCTGAACTCAAGTTGCTATTTTGGTACTAGTAGATGCCCTATTCAAAACTtaataggaacattggaagctgccttatactgagtcagaccatctagctcagtattgtctacacagactggcagcggcttctccaagcatACAGGCAGTGTTTTTCTCAGTGTTTTTCTtctctatcttggagaggccaaggtgcgaacttggaaccttctgcatgcaaacatgcatgtgctcttcccagagtggccccataacttacagtgctcacacatgtagtctcccattcatatgcaaccagggtggaccctgcttagcaaaggggacaagccatgtttgctaccacaagaccagctctcctcccttcaaatGCATTTAATATATGCATGCACCAGTTCATTTGCGTAATCTTTTGTGAATGAAAGGTTTCAGCCTACAAATAACAAAAGTTAgaaacacccctctgccacagtGGAAAATTCACACAAAAAGGACTATTTGAATTCTGACAAGAGCAACAGGTTTTTAAGCAAATTTGTTTAGCTAGTGCGGAACATCTAAAAAACCAAAGCAGTACCATTTTAAAAGCCCCTCGTCAGACTATGTCATGTTGATAAGATTATCAGAAGAGTCCTCCTcgatcagaccaagggtccatcaagtccagcacTCCACATCCAGCaacagccagccagatgcttctgggaagctcacaagaaaGGCATGAAGACAAcagccctcccctgctgtttGTCCTCAATATCCGACATTGAGGTAGCAGACCGCCTTTGAACATAGAGGCTCCCTtcagctatcatggctaatagtgACTGATGGATCCttctgaatttgtctaatccttttaaaaagtgatctaAGCAAGACAGAAGTTTTGGGAATTGATGGcacaataattttgtttttaaaaatggcaataaAAGAAATACACACTGAAGTAGTAAAAGGTTATACAACTTTTTCTTTATTATTCCATCTTGAAAAGGCTTTATACATGGCGATATTTGACTAACAAGATTAAAAACCCCTAAAGAGCATATGAAAAATTCTGTTTTCATATTTAGATTCACATAAACCAATGGTTCTCAGAACATCTGGCAGGTCTCCTTAAGAAGGTGCAGCCATTCACTAATGGAAGCTTAAGTCCCTTACTAAAGGAGGCTTGAAGTCCATCTTGTATGTCTCCTGGTTAGACAGGGACACAGACTACCAGACTGCCAAAGTAACACAGATAGCAGAGTGAGCTTCCTTGGGAGGCTCAGCTCTAAAACCTTGTGCCCTGTGTATAAGAATTCATTGTCTGGGTGATGAACCTGTTCAGTACAGGAAATTCCTGTTCTAGACAGATGCAATATTTAAAGATCTCACAGTAGGTTCATCACCTATtgtgtgatagggatgtgcatgaatgttttGATGGGATGCGGTACCTTTAAGCATCAGtaaagcaggttcttacctgctccttggctgccccactgct
Coding sequences within it:
- the LRRC14B gene encoding leucine-rich repeat-containing protein 14B is translated as MHSLRFVSAEALVSNAQLVRDHLDSVAHNLFPLLFKASYLHEQGEVIHDLVENWPLPELNIGKLLGKTADHQEDLSSRACCVCLVNCLTGLRDYVLNCSSPYAKRLRTVDLRGIKDVKIQLCKCRKTMGRWARTELLSKICYELLVDMERLQVDPGVFEMSIDVLVDIFVTEKSYELVVQALLMRCHCPLKIRCIGFRADNLALRKLFYIIKLTEPSSLRKFEVVHNVRLEMEHLQVLFNNIHFPQLTSLTLPARTFDVRRFTPEDEAILTKIGEKLSQMTQLTELSLAFSTLTGRIRKLLSPLKSPLKVLDVSNCSLNHADMAYLANSLHSNHLEALDISGHDVADLYPSTFFKLLNHSSSTLKRLTLEECNIQDIHVNMLILGLVPCRKLEELRFLGNPLSSRALKCLFNIFIDFSRLKYVEFPVPRDCYPSDISYPIDETELSKFDHSKYESIAEELNMILLQAKREDIKASTPLFGSYDAVVQEIGNELGSFLLQSFRDAIEGFSMALQKMN